TTATGTCTATActctttaatttttaagtccTAATGCAATAGTTTGATTAATCtttttaaactatatatatatatatacatataatatatacatcaATATAGGTGGAAATATAGCATCCaaattgagatttttaaaaaaattatttttattttatgcacattggtgttttgccttcatgtatgtctgtatgagggtgtctggtcccctggaacaggagttagagTCAgccgtgagctgccatgtgggtgctgggaattgaacccaggtcctccggaagagcagcagtgtttttaaccactgaaccatctttccagcccccaaatttaaatgttttaagtaaaatggaaaataattttgaaagtttgtttatttgagatagggtctctctatgtagtcttatttgttctggaacttgctgtatagaccaggctggcttcaaatttagagatccacctgcctctgcctttagagtactaggattaaacgtgtatgcactaccatgcctggcttaattgTGAGTTAACAAAATGTAAAGTATGCTTACAGTAATTTATTGTGTTAAATAGATGTTGAAACATTTTACAGTTTACTAAACATTTACTTGTTTTCCTAGGGTGATACAATTCTGGAGACTGGAGAAGTAATTCCGCCAATGAAAGATTTTCCTGATCAACATCATTAAAGAGCACTTAAAACTTAAAAGACTTGTGTAACAGCAAAAGTCTCTTCATATAGTTCGTATTTACTGAATCTGTTTcctggaaaagtaactaataaagcTTATTCTCAGAGTGTTGTTAATATTTCTTGAGACCGACagtaaaaaagacaaatactaaaGAGCCATCAGCTACTTTTTTCCTGTCCGTTTTGATAAACAGGATGCAAAACACGTTTTAATCACGTGATAGGTTTGTTTACATACTGATGTGGCATGAGGTTATGAAGTGTTTGAAGCACTAGAATGAAAATCTATGATCTGGCCctgtagtggtggcacacgcctttagtccaagcactcaggaggcagaggcaggcggatctctgtgagtttgagaccagcttggtctacaagagccggttccaggatagactccaaagctacacagagaaaccctgtctcgaaaaacaaaaaacaaacaaacaaaaaatctataACCTGATACAGAAAGAAAGGGCTGTTTGATCCATATGAAAAATTAGCATGCTAACGCGTATCACAAAAGACCATACACAATTTTGTATTGTGAATTTTACTTTTAAGTCTACATAGGTGCCATTTGAGGGACAAAACCAGGTTTTGCTGGGAACTACCAAAGTTCGTTCATTTCAAAGAATTTGTCTGGAAAAGCCTTCTGTAGCTGTCGTCGTGCAGCTACAGTTGATGCGTAGATGACGAATCCCCAGGAGAGCAAAACGATCACAAGTAGCAACTaaaagaggggaggaaaggcgaaaagaaaaatcaatgtgcTGGGTAGTTGGCCTGCTCAGGCCAGGTTACCAGCTAGCTACAGGTGGGAGCAGCCTGTCAGGCACTAGGACCCAGGCCTGAGGCCAGGGCCCGATAGCCATGACGTCAGGGGCGGAAAAGCGTGTCCTCCAGGAAGAGGCGGAGTCGGGGGCGGGGCGTAAACGCTCAATATAGGAATGGGTTTTGGAGTTCCGAGCTGTAGACGAACAGTCGGCCTTTGCCTCGCGGGCAGAGGGGTGCGGCGCCTGGGAGTTCCATCGTCCTCGCTACCTACCGCGGAGTAAATCCAGTCCAGGGTGCGGCGACTCACGGGCCTCATGGTAAGGGatcagcaggggtggggtggcGCGGACCTAGAGCTCGCTCCCCGAAGCCGTCCGCCCCGCTGCAGCAGCCATCTTTCCGCGGTTCCCGGCGCGCTTCCGCCCGAAGTTGGGGCGCGTCACGTGATCCGGGCCTAGCCCGCCTTTCAGGCAGcggaggaaataaaaaattttaaaatcgcGCTTTTTTTGCGCTTAGATGGACATTCCTCAGTCCCCTTTTCCTCCAGTCGCAGTGCCTTATAGCGCAGAATAGTGTGCCATCGTGTGCATGTGAGTTTATTTGAAAATAGGCTGTTAGAATTAAAGTTGCCGTCCCATACCCGCGTCCGTTTCCACAAGATGTGGATAAACGATTATATGTGTATGCTTGGCACGAACAGTATCATCCACTCCCTTATGTAACTGGAGAATCGTTGTAAACTGTTAGTTCGGCCATTCATCGAGAACGTCTAGTAAGAATGCTGTCGCTTACTACTGGGAATGTTTTTAGATatgtggcatttttaaaaatgtgttaccCGCATGGTGGACCTGCCACTCAGCAAGTGTCGACGGGATGTTTAATCGAGTCTAGGACCTCAGCAAATGTGAAATACCAAGTCCCAAGGAGAGCAGTTTGGCAGGCGGGCAGCTCGGCCTGAGGATGCTGGCGACGTCCGCCCAGGAGCCCTGGCTGGCGGAGCCCGGACTGCGCGGCTTCGGGCGCGGATGTCAGACACGGTTTTAGTCTGGATTGCAGGGGCGGGAAGGGGAAGCAGGCCGCTAGGAGACAGGCGATGGCTGGGGAAGTGCTCGACGCCTGGTGTTCATCCCAGCTAAAGAAGACATGGGGACGAAGGCTCTGTGGGACTCGGTCCGATTCTTGTTACACTCGAGAGGATTACAGGAACTCGTCGAAGTTCGTGGGGTTTCGGTTTTTCCGCGTTATTTGGCAGCGATGAGTTCGTGCCTTtccgcccccacccccaaacacgcGCCCCCCGTGGTGGGGGGCTGGGCAGGGTCTGGCGTCTGCCCTAGGCTCCGCCCCCTGCGGGCTCCTTCCACGGCGCACGCGCCCGGAACGTGGGGGGTGGGGCCGCCGTTTGCTGGGCGGGCTCGGAGGGGGTGGAAGGATGGGCCTCGCCTTCTCTCCGCCCCCAAACTGCCTTTGGTGATGAGCGTTCTACGTCACAGGGGTCGCAGCCGCCGCCGCCGGGGTCTCCGCTGTCTCGCGAGGAGGGAGAAGCGCCCCCTCTGGCGCCTGCTGAAGAGGGGAGGCGCCGAAGCCGCCGGGTACGCCTTCGCGGATCCTGCCGCCACCGGCCGAGCTTACTGAACCGACGGGAGCTGGCCTCCAGCGGCCCGGCCGGGCCTGCCCCCGCGTCCTCGGAGGTGAGTCCGGTTTGGCGGGACCGGGAACGGGCCTCCGAAGGCCGGGGTCGCGATGTCGCTACGACACGGGGGCACCTGTGGATCGGTGGCGGTGGGCGAAGGAGGGGAGTGTCACACAGCGCCGCCCGAGGAGCGCGAGCTTGAATGAATACTGGAAAGTGCAGTGTGTCCCAGCAGAACTGCGGCCCCTGCTAGGAAGTGTGACCTTGGCGAGTCCTCAGCCCCTGGACCCAGTCTGTGAAATGGGAGTAGCATTTCAGTTGATCCTTGTTATGTAATGTATGTCGTGTGTCTGTCTTTCCATCCATGCCAGCCGTTTTCAGGGCAAGGAAACCACTAAGACAGTGAAGTTGTGCAGTATTAAACATGTGGGCGGGCAGGGTTTGTGTGCCTTGCAACTTCATCACACATCTAGTTAGTGCAGCTTTCCTTCTGGGCTGGTAATTCTGATTTGTAGACTGGAGAGGGGCAGTGAAGAAGTAAGCACAGGGATTTAAGACTGAAACTGGAAAGCGTTTTTTGGTGGGTAAGTTTCTAGattaagaaacagagaaacaggtgCTTAAGATTTAAGCTACTAATAGGTAGAGATTGTTGTTTGGGAGGAATTGAGGGTTTGGATTTTTAGTACATGAAATGCAAAAGGAAAAGCCGCAGTTGGCGCACTCAATCATCTTATCTGGAGTGAGTGGCTTTCACGGGGAATAGTTCTCAAGCAAACCCCTAATGCCCCATTTTGGGGCAGGGACTCTTGTAGCCAAGACTGTCCTGGAGTTCTtttgtagcagaggatgaccttgatttTCTGACTACTCTTGCCTTCCTCTTCCAGTGTGCTGGGAATGCAGGGTATTCCAGGGTGCCTGGTTcggataaattatttttatactgaTATTTGAAATCTAGCTCCAGCCTtcaatcccagcgcttgggagacaggcaggctagtccctgagttcgaggccagtgtagcttagagtaagttccaggacaacaaggggtacacagagaaaccctgtcttgaaaccaccccTCAAAATAAGAATTAAGTTT
This DNA window, taken from Cricetulus griseus strain 17A/GY chromosome 2, alternate assembly CriGri-PICRH-1.0, whole genome shotgun sequence, encodes the following:
- the Smim27 gene encoding small integral membrane protein 27 isoform X2 yields the protein MRPVSRRTLDWIYSALLLVIVLLSWGFVIYASTVAARRQLQKAFPDKFFEMNELW